Proteins from one Oscillatoria nigro-viridis PCC 7112 genomic window:
- a CDS encoding DUF1501 domain-containing protein codes for MNRRQFIIQTGLLSTSTIISIGLHGLAVKAAAPNKNNKRLIVIFLRGAVDGLNVIVPYQEANYYQSRPKIAIPKPGLQGGAIDLDGRFGLHPALSPIAPLWKQGSLAFTHACGSPDPTRSHFDAQDYMESGTPGKKNTPDGWMNRLLSVMSTDSPIQALNASTTTPRILSGKMAVASLELGKNASRRSALDRPQIASAFDRLYSDSDKLGAAYRESRAARQTLLTYLDAEMKAANNGAPTVDGFPNEAAQLGRLMARDSSIQLAFLALGGWDTHVNQGSSQGQLAGRLRPLGQGLANLVQGLGDVYPESAIAVISEFGRTVRENGNGGTDHGHGNVIWVLGGKIKGGKVYGEWPGLDETQLHEKRDLAVTTDFRDVIATLLESHLGLDEQKIDRVFPGYQFERIIGLI; via the coding sequence ATGAACAGACGCCAATTTATCATCCAAACCGGACTGCTTTCTACTTCCACAATTATCTCGATCGGACTTCACGGTTTAGCAGTAAAAGCCGCCGCCCCAAACAAAAATAACAAACGATTAATCGTCATCTTTTTACGGGGCGCAGTCGATGGCTTAAACGTAATTGTTCCCTACCAAGAAGCAAATTACTATCAATCTCGACCCAAAATAGCCATACCAAAACCGGGACTACAAGGCGGCGCGATCGACCTAGACGGCCGCTTCGGACTCCACCCCGCACTCAGTCCGATCGCCCCCCTGTGGAAGCAAGGAAGCCTCGCATTCACCCACGCTTGCGGTTCTCCCGATCCCACCCGATCGCACTTCGACGCCCAAGACTACATGGAAAGCGGCACCCCCGGCAAAAAAAACACCCCCGACGGCTGGATGAATCGCCTGCTGTCAGTCATGTCCACCGATTCTCCCATCCAAGCCCTGAATGCCAGCACCACCACACCCCGCATCCTATCGGGAAAAATGGCAGTTGCCAGCTTAGAGTTAGGTAAAAATGCTAGCCGCCGTTCGGCCCTCGATCGACCCCAAATCGCTAGCGCATTCGATCGACTTTACAGCGACAGCGACAAACTAGGCGCTGCATACCGAGAAAGTCGCGCAGCCCGCCAAACCCTGCTGACTTACTTAGATGCAGAAATGAAAGCCGCCAACAACGGTGCACCTACCGTCGATGGTTTTCCAAACGAAGCAGCGCAACTCGGAAGGCTGATGGCGAGAGACTCCAGCATCCAGCTAGCTTTCCTCGCCCTCGGCGGCTGGGATACCCACGTCAACCAGGGAAGTTCTCAAGGGCAATTAGCTGGACGCTTGCGCCCTCTGGGACAGGGTTTGGCGAATTTGGTACAGGGATTGGGCGATGTTTATCCAGAAAGTGCGATCGCGGTGATTTCAGAATTCGGCCGCACAGTGCGCGAAAACGGCAACGGCGGTACGGATCACGGACACGGGAATGTAATCTGGGTTTTGGGCGGCAAAATTAAGGGCGGCAAAGTTTACGGCGAGTGGCCGGGATTGGATGAAACTCAGTTGCATGAAAAGCGCGATTTAGCAGTGACGACGGATTTTCGAGATGTAATTGCTACTTTGTTGGAGAGTCATTTAGGACTGGA
- a CDS encoding DUF1800 domain-containing protein — MNLKLKYATVSLYLWLGLITASSATTPPDSSKILHLLNRMSFGPRSGDIEKVRAIGTENYIQQQLSPKTIPEPQNLTDRINSLETLQKTPAELFAEYDLPRQKNGSKPTPEALAAARKKARLIIQQAVQARLLRAAESPRQLQEVMVDFWYNHFNVYSNKGLTRLWMGAYEQEAIRPYTLGKFRDLLGATARNPAMLYYLDNWQNTAPKSSGAKGRFQGLNENYARELMELHTLGVNGGYTQQDVIALARIFTGWGFPPRANQSDGYSFYFDAKRHDFSDKVFLGKTIKGMGENEGEQALDILAKNPATAKHISYQLAEYFVADSPPEVLVDKLSQRFLETDGDIREVLNTLFHSPEFWSEKNYNAKLKTPYQYVMSAVRLTGKQVENFQPLYSYLQQLGMAPYACPTPDGYKNTQDAWLNPDAIARRLDFVNALASDRLSLNSPPANKNQSGWMLPLVIAPSNQPLVTGEKKTGNPIDALQLANTLGNQFSDRTKSAIDSSPANLRAALILGSPEFMHK; from the coding sequence ATGAATCTGAAACTAAAATATGCGACAGTATCCCTATACTTGTGGCTGGGACTAATTACCGCCAGCAGTGCCACCACTCCCCCCGACAGTTCCAAAATTTTACACCTGCTTAACCGCATGAGTTTTGGCCCCCGATCGGGCGATATCGAAAAAGTGCGAGCGATCGGGACCGAAAATTACATCCAACAGCAACTCTCCCCAAAAACCATCCCCGAACCTCAGAACCTTACTGACAGAATTAACAGCTTAGAAACTTTGCAAAAAACACCGGCAGAACTCTTCGCCGAATACGACCTCCCCCGCCAAAAAAACGGTTCAAAACCAACTCCCGAAGCACTCGCAGCCGCCCGAAAAAAAGCCCGCCTCATCATCCAACAAGCAGTACAAGCCCGTTTGCTACGAGCAGCCGAAAGTCCCCGCCAACTCCAAGAAGTTATGGTGGATTTTTGGTACAATCACTTCAACGTTTACTCAAATAAAGGATTGACCAGACTGTGGATGGGAGCCTACGAACAAGAAGCAATTCGCCCCTACACTTTGGGGAAATTCCGCGATTTGTTAGGTGCAACTGCCCGCAATCCAGCCATGTTATACTATTTAGATAACTGGCAAAATACCGCTCCCAAAAGCAGCGGAGCAAAAGGCAGATTTCAAGGATTGAATGAGAATTATGCCCGCGAACTAATGGAACTGCACACATTAGGAGTAAATGGCGGTTACACGCAACAAGATGTAATCGCATTAGCTCGGATTTTTACGGGCTGGGGATTTCCGCCTCGCGCCAATCAAAGTGATGGTTACAGCTTTTATTTTGATGCCAAACGTCATGATTTTAGCGATAAAGTATTTCTCGGAAAGACTATCAAAGGTATGGGCGAAAACGAGGGAGAACAAGCTTTAGATATTTTAGCCAAAAACCCAGCTACAGCTAAACACATAAGTTATCAATTAGCTGAATATTTTGTAGCCGACAGCCCACCCGAAGTCTTGGTAGATAAACTCAGCCAGCGCTTTCTAGAAACAGACGGAGACATCCGCGAAGTTTTAAATACTTTGTTCCACAGCCCGGAATTTTGGAGTGAAAAAAACTACAATGCTAAGTTAAAAACTCCCTATCAATATGTTATGTCGGCAGTGCGATTGACCGGAAAACAAGTAGAAAACTTTCAGCCGTTGTATAGCTATTTGCAACAGCTAGGAATGGCTCCTTACGCCTGCCCAACTCCCGATGGCTACAAGAATACTCAAGATGCGTGGCTGAATCCAGATGCGATCGCCCGCCGGTTAGATTTTGTAAATGCTTTGGCGAGCGATCGCTTGTCCCTAAACTCTCCTCCCGCTAATAAAAATCAGTCGGGATGGATGTTGCCCCTGGTAATCGCTCCCTCTAACCAGCCCTTGGTAACGGGTGAAAAAAAGACTGGGAATCCGATCGATGCGTTGCAATTAGCTAATACTTTGGGAAATCAATTTTCAGATCGGACAAAAAGTGCGATCGACTCCAGTCCCGCTAATTTGCGCGCCGCCTTAATCTTGGGCAGTCCAGAATTTATGCACAAATAA